DNA sequence from the Glycine soja cultivar W05 chromosome 18, ASM419377v2, whole genome shotgun sequence genome:
TAGTTCATATTAACAAATTATACTACCATCATTCTTCTCTAATTTTTACTATAGAACCTATCCATCGTATTCGTATGCATCGATTCTTCAAACTAGTGCCTGCAAGTCCACATCTGTGTGCATATCATGAAAATTTATGTAAGATATAATACCGAATATCGATCAATGATTTATATTATGATAAGGAATTCAActccttaaatattttttcaattctttaattaatttgttattaactcaataagatatattttattttaattaattttcagatatttttattatattattattggaCATAATGAAATAGTTGTAAAATAACAGCGAAGCAATCCAttaaccaatatatatatatatatatatatatagacacacatTAGTCACATGCCAAATAGTGGGCAAATCTCACTCATGCAAAAACTTCAAACAGTGaaacaatttgatttttgttttccttttggaATCACGACATATTATTACAAGACAAATACATTATAACTTATTAGAAGTGCTACTTCTTGGCAAGCTCTATTCGAATCGACCATGAAGTCTTTTACCAAGTCTTGAGAGAgacttgatatattatatatcatcATTTAGTCTCGTCATGGGTGCATGATAGGCTCCAAAATTCGCtatttcatcatcatcattttataCGAAAACATTGACCCTAAAGGCACAACAACGATATactattctttcttttattatttccaTAAAACATAATGGGGAAAAACTTATCTCCCAATTTTAAGCTTGATTTGAATTAAGAGTAAATagagaagataaaaatattgatataaataaaataaaaatttattagaaaaaattcattgttaagtataaatgagtaaaaaaagtaaagaaaatattgtcaatttgtttggataaatgaaaaatatagtataaataaattataatcacGTGGGAAAGATAAGCGGCATCAACCAACAGATGCATAGCTAAAAAACTAggaatactaaaaaaaataaaaattcttcctATAGTATGTTAAGTATTTTCAGaccaattataaaataatttttactctaTTATTTCTTAACCTAAAATATTTatcagtattttttaaaaatatttaattatttaagaaattaaaaaatgaaaaagatagatAATTTTTATCACATTCCATGCCAATTTGGAGAAAAGTGTTTTTTGTTGGATCCATCAAAATAAATCTAATGAATAATATTTGCGTGTTAGTATATACTATATGTCATTTTTGTAGTGTAtgtgttttagaaaaatgacaaATCATCTCTAAAAtatcataacatttttttccaatatgaattaacaatttttttaaaatatggaaTTAACAATCTTCACATCTTTAAGGCGTAATCTtgatttaaaatacaattttagtcataATCACAATTTAATACtctttctaattattttaaaaagaagagaaaattcaaattctcgtctaaaataattaaacacacGTGTTTTCTTAATCATAGTATTCTAAAAAGTATACTTTTATTTCTtccaattatttaaaaataaaaaagtcttgTACTTATTACTCTCCATCTAATAATTCTCATAAAAGGACAGCCAATCTATTTGCATGATGGGCATGTAATTTACAACTCATAAGTCAGCACCGTTAAAAACTACAGTTGGAGGCAGCTCGGAGCTTGGACCCGTTCCATCTTGTGCAATCTTTAATGttgtagggattttttttatttggtttcttTAACTATTGTGTGGACGATcatgtttaaaaattattttcttcgatcttaattataagattttttaaaaaaattgtttgttgttttttataagattttttttctaacttctaggtatattaattattatttttatattcttacttaattatttttttctctaaatattaatgtgaaataattaaataaatagaaaaataaaaaaataataattttagaataatagtataaataattgataaatttaacgtgattaattaatttttaaggaaTGCTAGTTAAATGAGAACTATAATTGAAAATGGagtatgtaaataaataaaattaatttattaaactaTTTAATATCGTTAATATAATGAGTTTAATATTAAACAGATCTACACCCACAACTTGATTTACAGGAAtagaaaaatgttagaaatatatatttttttatacaattttaatataacatttattatcaaatcgaataaattatagtttatacattaacaatataaaactttttacaccatcattcatttaattaagtgttaatatatatatatatatatatatgataagttgattatcttttataatataatatttattttaaaaaatatacttactATGATTTCTCATTAGCCAATattgtaaaactttttacattagttttattattgaataaaataaataataaaagttatattatcATTCGAtaaaaatttttatatatatatatggtacaATAATATATATGGTAATTtgcttaattattataataatcattttaaaaatgatagttATTATGATTTCTCATAAGCTTATcgtaaaaaaagttaaactaatttttattatagattAGGCACCCATAATATAAATCCTTTTTTCActatatgaaaaatttatatatatatatataattaatttttacaataattattttaaatattatacgtATTACAATATCTCATTACTTTACATTGTAAAACATTTTACAATGAAAAAACTCCTAgattctataaatatttttttttagagttacaATTTTATTACACGGCAACTGACGTGTCCGAGTTGGTaacattgattttcttttttttggaagaTGTGTGTGGAAGTTACGTTtagattgaaaatatttttaaataaaaattctattgTGAGGGAACgcgttttcaaatatttttgtattgtaGTAATTTGTATGGGTCCAAACTGGTTTTCTTGGTCTAAGAACATGGTTTGGAGATTCATCCCTTTGGCCTATTTGACAATGTTTTAGCAATTTCCCATCTTTCGATACTTTCGAAGGCTGATTCTTTTGGATTCAAATCCTTTCAAATTcgtttctttgaagaaaaactcAATCTGGGTCGTGCTTTTTTGCCCGAGTTGACGTTTTCAGGCAACAAGAATGAGCAAAAACTGGAAATCTAGCTGCTTCAGGGATCCTGGGGGAGTTCTCTTCCTTCTGGCGTTGTGTTTATTGTTTCAGAACTTTAGTTTGTGCTGCTCTTTGAATGAAGAAGGTATTGGAATTTTGGTTTGTGGAATTTTGTATTCTCGTGAGGTTAATTGTGTGTATCTGAGGGGAATTAAAGCTGAGAAGGGAGTTCTATGTGCAGGTAAAGCTCTTTTGAAGTTCAAGCATGGAATAGTAAACGACCCTTTTGATGCTTTGTCCAATTGGGTTAATGATGAAGTAGCAGTTAACCCCTGTAATTGGTTTGGAGTTGAGTGTTCTGATGGAAGAGTAGTGGTCTTGTAAGTTCTGATTTTGTGATGTTTTTCAGAAACTGAATATATGTAGATTTCtgttcaatttaatttatggCCAGAGGcagaacaaaaaaatgaatgttttttcttcttttcttttctttttttcattaggGTCATCGTACGAGAGATCCAAGTTTAAAATTTGTGTTTTATTTCTTCTTGTTATTAGCAAAACTGTTTGATCCATGATATTTTGAGACTGTTAAATCAAATTACTATTGTTCATATTGTTGGTTAGATAGTATTAGCATCATGCTGATCATGAGGATGTATTTTGTTTGGCAGGAATTTGAAAGACCTTTGTCTTGAAGGAAATCTGGTACCTGAGCTTGCAAACCTTGTTCACATAAAATCCATGTAAGTAATTGCTTGTTACCAATTTGTGTTATTTATTGCAGATTTGCAGCTACTTCCTTAATAATTTCAGTTTCCAATTTTCAAATGTCTAATAGTATTGTGATGACTTTGTTGCAGAATTTTGCGAAACAATTCTTTTTATGGAATCATCCCTGAAGGAATTGCACACTTGAATGAATTGGAGGTTTTGGATTTGGGCTACAACAACTTCAGTGGACCGCTACCTAGAGATCTTGGGAATAATATTTCGTTAACAATCCTGTAGGATAATACTCTTTGAACagttcaaatttcatttttcaaacttattttcCTACTGTGTACTCAGTTTCTTCATATTGCAGTTTGCTGGACAACAATGATCATCTTTGTGGTTTCTCTCCTGAAATTAATGAATTGAAGAAGCTTTCTGAATATCAAGTAGATGAAAACCAACTAATCCGTGCAGAAAAAGTGCCAGCTTGTAGAAGATCCATCAAACAGTATGTCATTAAGCTTCCAAAAGGGGTCATCTCTAGTTTGTAGTTATGAGCCATGAGAGTCTTTCATGTATTTCTGCTTCATAATCTTAACTCTTCTATCATTCTTTCTGTGAAGGCAATCAAGGCATGTTGGCCAAAATAAAAATGGTGTTCAGAGGCTACTGCAAACTCGTACTCACGAAGGTGGAAGTCCTTTTAATCGTGTTTTTCCTGTTAGTCCTGCTCCATTTCCTTCAGCTCCCCCACCTGCCCCAGCAACGCCACCAGTGGTTCAGAAGCCTGCTCCTGTTGACCGAAATAATTCTGCTTCTCCTTCTCCCCTGCCTGGACCACGATCTGCACCGCTATATAAAAGTAGCTCATCAAAGAACCATGTAGTTGTTATTTTGGCTGGAGCTATGGGTGGTGCTGTATTTCTTCTCATTTCAATCATTGGCCTATATCTCTGTAAAACAAACAAGGTAGCTACTGTAAAACCTTGGGCCACAGGATTAAGCGGACAGCTTCAGAACGCATTTGTAACAGGTAAATCTTAGCAATTTAAAAGTAGTTAAGTGGAGCAATGACTGAAAACAGTAGTTAACTACATAACCACTGCTTCAGGATTCttgaaatgtgaaaaaaaaaaaaaacttatttgcaTTAGGTCCTTGTTAAGTTGGTCATCTAATTGATCTGGCTTGAATGATTGCAGCATTGCACTCCCTTGACTGAGCTATGTTACTTATGTATTGCATATAAGATTTCTGCCTCCGTACATGTATGACAGAATTTTACATTTTCAGGTGTGCCAAAGCTAAAGAGATCAGAGCTTGAAGCAGCATGTGAAGATTTTAGTAATGTAATTGGTACTTCATCCATTGGTACAGTGTACAAAGGGACTTTATCTAGTGGTGTTGAAATAGCTGTGGCATCTGTTGCAGCGACATCATCCAAAGATTGGTCAAAGACTTTAGAAGCCCAATTTAGGAACAAGGTACTGCCAACTAAAACAtaaacaatttcttttttagaTTTTCAACTAGGCTGCTATTGTAACTAACATTTTAAGCAATTATGGTTTCAGATAGATACATTATCAAAAGTGAACCACAAGAATTTTGTAAATCTTCTTGGACATTGTGAAGAAGATGAGCCTTTCACCAGAATGGTGGTTTTTGAGTATGCCCCGAATGGAACACTCTTTGAGCATTTACACAGTGAGTACCTACCATTTCGGTGCTATTATTACATTGGAAATAAATCAATGATTGAGTATTCTGTATCCCTATTTATGGTCATCAACttttaatttgttgattttaCATACTTGCTGATCATCAAGTTTTCCATCTATTGATACTCTATACATTCAGTTCATTGGAGCTTGTGCTATTACTCTAATATTACCCTGTAGTTAGTTAGGACTAATTTGCTCTCAGTTTTGCTATAACATCACTTCTTATCATTTGGCCACCCAGTAAGGCATTTTCTCTGACTCATTGTACATATTATAACGTAAAGATCCTTTGGTCTTTCAACCATTCAACCTATTTAGCGTTTTTGCTATAACTTGTCAGTACAGTTTAGAACTTAAGTATATTTAGGAGAGCCCAAAAAACTGCAGATGTCAACTAACTAGTTTTATAATGCTCATTGCATCCCCGACCTCCTGCTTTCTAGGATGGTGCAAAGTAACTAATGATAGCTTGCTAGATTAGTAGCTCTGCAATTAggttttgaattatatttatgtGAGAAATTAAGCGTacaatatttttgaatttatatgcTTTTCCCCCCTCTGGTATCTACTTCCCatgtttccttttctctttcaaaGCAATAGTTGCTTTTAAgggcttttttttttggcattctTTGTGTTGAAGTTGGAAACTGGCTGATGTATTCGATCTTGTTGTGAATTCCAGTAAAAGAATCTGAGCACTTGGATTGGGGAACAAGACTTAGAATTGCCATGGGCATGGCTTACTGCCTACAACATATGCACCAGTTGGAGCCTCCTTTGGTCCTTAGCAACCTGAATTCTTCAGCTGTCCAACTCACTGATGATTATGCTGCCAAAATCTCTGATTTGAGTTTCTTAAATGAAATAGCTTCAGCTGTGATAAAATCTCCTGCTAGAAAAAACACTGACATGACACCAGCAAGTAACATTTACAGCTTTGGtgttatattatttgaaatGGTAACTGGCAGACTCCCTTATTCAGTGGACAATGATGGCTCACTTGATGACTGGGCTTCACACTATTTACAAGGGGATCAGCCCCTCAAAGAAATGGTGGATCCGACTCTAGCATCCTTCCAAGAAGAACAACTAGAACAAGTCGATGCTTTGATTAAATCTTGTGTCCATCCTGATCAAAAGCAAAGACCAACAATGAAAGAAGTTTGTGTGAGATTAAGAGAGATAACAAAAATAACACCTGATGCAGCTGTTCCAAAGCTTTCTCCACTTTGGTGGGCAGAGCTTGAGATTGCTTCTGTAAATGCAAGCTGAAATCGGTAAATCAGGTTGTAAGTATGGAGTTCTTACCTTCCTCATCCTTTTTCCATCGGTGAAGGCACAAAAATGTATTCACCTGTAGATTAATACATCTTGTGTTAATTATGGAAGAGAGGCAAATCACATGTACATAAGGGAGATAAAAGAATgcgattttttcttttcttttcctgcgGTGCTTCGTTTGGTTATGGTTTATGAAAttatactaacaaaaaaaagtttcacATCAGTTAATTTCATTTGCTCAGTGAGTTTATTtggtgaattaaaaatatttttaattatgtttcttACCAGTTACCACCACTATGCATTTCTCTCCCCACTTCCAACTTTTACTATTTTCATAAACAACATAAGTTGTTCTGAGTAACAAATAGTTGAATCACTGTGTGGTATGATTGACAGATAACTTTGTCTTTTAAGCTTGTGATGATCAAGGGTTCATTTCTCATAATCATGTACATGAAGAAATATATGTTAGGAGAATTCAACTTCTTAAATGGATCTTGGAATTTTGAGAGATTAGTCCCTGATTCTTGGCTAAAGAAGGATACTCTCAGTtcattaacaacaacaaaaaaaagttctcaGTAATCATAGTCATACCCATGTGTGTTGATAAAAACTGCTAGGCCTTCATTTGCACTTTGTTGAAAGTTACATGTGATAAATAAGAGGCCAGGTTAAGGTTGGGGGTGTGATATTTGATGTTTTAATAATATACATGGACAAGGTCAAAGTCTTATGGGGGCCTTGCTAATTTTCTATGATGAAGTATGAATAAAGTTTGTTAGCAAATGACACCTATAAAGCACAAACTTCCAAGCTGTAGCCTGCCAAATAAAATAACGGGCGGCAGAAAATTCCAAGGGCAGCTGCATCTGCATGGCTGACTGGGTGAATATGACTTGGTGGCACTTGTTGTAAACGACGATTGCTTTTGCTATAGGACAGTTGCCAATTGAAGATAACAAGGTTCTTGACCTTAACCTTTGCATTGCTCATCATCATGCTGGAAAAATCAACGACTAAAGAAACCGTATGCATTTTAGAATGTAAAAAATTGGGGGTGTCTATATCATTACTAACTTCAATTAAGGAAAAGAGTGTACAGGTACAACAAATTTTgaacttttcatttatttattaattggcATTTGTGTATTTTGAAATCTTCTTATTTAGTCCTTAATGAGTTTTGAactttaattatgattaatccAGTAGTGAATTTATAACGTGGCtcaatctaaattttttatttatgacaaCTACGTTCTTTAATATGTTTATTGTATTTGTCTTTTAGTATTTAACAAAGATATAGAGAACAAATCTTCAATTTAGTTTTCTAAAGTTATGCGCGTCACTActtccaaattttttaatcatatcgTAGCACTCTCAATTTAAAACATCATCGTAGTATTCAACCAAGGCTTCTCTCACTGTTTTTGTCCTTGAAGGATTTAATTTAGTACTACTAAACTAGTTCCTCCACAGTTTAAAATAGAGGACTAAAGTGATGATAAAAAGAATCTTTGACAGACAAATTTTGTGACAAATTAAATCTTTGAGAGATTAATTTAGTGAGCATATTTTTGGATGACCAAAGTGGTGGCAAAAAGATCTGAGAGACTAATTTGGTGACCAAATTTTTAGAATAGtttttatatagattttttttttagaatagttATGCAATAACGCATAATTTTAGAGgactaaattgaaaatttaatcaagtaaaaattaatgttgcaataaaataattcaaacaaaaattcatttgatattttaatggatcaaattattataatatcattaaaaaattattctcaatttttatttatgtatttcattttttcttttaaggattaaaaatgatataaaatgaataatttgatAAAACAATGCAGATAGCATGCAAATAATTATGATTGCGCCATCGTCTGTAAGCTAATGACAATTATTGCAATTGATAGAATATTCATAATTTAGGAAGTAgataaaaagattttaaattttacgatatccattttatttacaaaatatttttttatagttcaaATCcagtttttctttcaatttggtTCTCATTGATCCTTGTCCATccataataaattgattttactgtttctacttttttaaatatttaagtagTTAAACTCGACAAATATTTGGTTCGTTAGACATTAATTTGAAAAGACaaacgatatatatatatacataaaaaacaatatattttttgttccatCATTTTGCTtgcatgatttatttattttacgaatTGGACGATGGTATTAGTAGTTGTGCATAAACTACAATTTAGATAACACATACTATAGATCCAAACATGACTAGGGGCGTGAAAAGGGGATTTATGTTGGTAGTATCATCCGccctaattaattaaacaaaccattttttttatatagatgaCTGGAAATAgtaccttttttttcattttttttatataaaattctatttcaacaTTTAAACTTGTaaagtataatttataatactaattttaatcaatattaacttataatatttgttttaatgaAACTTACTGATagaattggaaataaaaaacctaTAGGTCAGTCTTATTTCATAACTAAACAAAGGTCCCGTGTCACACACAGTTATTGATATAATGAACCTACatataacatttatataatGTTCTACACATAGGCACCTACATATAACATGAAAATGTACATGGCAAAAGGTGGCCTTCACGTATAGATATAAAGTATGAGATTTATTGGCAGCATAATGGATGGCACGTTGATGTGCTTCATTGTCAATTAAGCCCAAGTCAAGTCCCCCCCATTACCAATGAGCTATCAGCTATATATATCAATCAAGCGAATGTCTCTAATTGGCAAGCCTTTATCTCTGAACTCTTCCAAGTCCCTTAGTATACCCCTCAAGGAAAAATGGCTGGTATGCACTTCAGTATCCTTTCTCTACTGCTACTTCTGGTGGCCTTCTCTTACACAGAAGCCAGTGCAGATGTTCCAAAAACAACAGACAAGAAAatagaggtggtggtggaagccACGGTCTACTGTCAGAGCTGTGACCACTTTGGAACGTGGTCTTTGATTGGAGCCAAGCCCATTCCTTCAGCCAAAGTGAGTGTTACCTGCAAAAGCCACAATGGTCATGTGAGCTACTATAAGGTCTTTGAGACAGACAAGAATGGTTACCTTTATGCACCACTTGAAGGGTTCAAAATGCAGCATTATATACTTGACCACCCCCTCCACTCTTGCTACGTGAAGCCTGTTTGGTCTCCTCTTGAAAGTTGCAGCCTCCTCTCCAATGTCAATTATGGTCTGAATGGGGCTCCACTTCGTTATGAGAACAAGAAATTGCATGGAAGCAAGTATGAGGCTGTCATATATGCTGCTGGACCCTTAGCTTTCCGTCCTTCTGAATGCTCACAGACTCACCTCTAATGTCTCAAGCAATTACCTTTGACCATGCATTGAGATTTATTtgatcatgattttattgttgcCTATTGTTTGTGTCTACATAGTATTCAATCTGAAGATGTTTCcttttgttattctttttgGTGTATTCCATTTTGGTCTTTTTCTGTATTAAGCTAAATTGCAATGTTATTGTGGTTATTTAATCTCATTTTATTCCTTAAAAAGAGAAATGGTTTTCATTCGAATAGTCAGAAAAGTCAGTAGAAAAAGGACAACCGAAACCTTTCATTCGAATACCTCACATAAAATCAAATTCTGCTTACATATCAGAAATCAGAATAGGCACTCAGCAATCACCTTATTCCTAAAAATCCAGAGGCATGTTAAACATCTTGTTTATATCATCTATGGCTTCCTTTGTGAGGATAGTTGGCTCAAACAAATCAGATTCCTTGGACTTTCCTAGCAAttttggtggtggtggaggtggaACTTCTTGTTCCTGGAGCTCATCATCAGCAAGGATTGAAAACCCACCAATGTCATTTCCCCTAATGCTCTGGTGGGCCTTCTCCTGCTTGGTGGTGGTTCTTCTCCTAACAAAATCTATTGGCTTCCCAAACATGTTATTTATGTCATCCATAGCTTCTTTCAAGTTGATGGTGGGGTCTACTAAACCGTGGTGGCAAACATTTTCCACCTCTGGTTCATCCAAAATGGCGGAACCAACAAATCTGCAAACGACTGTATCCTCTCTGAACTTTGAATTACGATCGCTATCAGCATCCATATCACTAGATTTTTTAGAAGGAATATCCTTGGAGCGTAGAAAAACAAAGCCATTTGGTTGTGAAGCCGATGAAGTACAACCACCTTCAAACAAATTCACATCACTGGTCTCAGAAGTCTCTTCATCATCAATGTATATCTGGAGCGGTTCTTGGTGAGGTTGGCTAGCTTCAGTCCTGTTCCGAAGTGACAAGGAACCGGATGGTTTGATTCCATTGTCCAAGTTttcatcaaccaaaacctcaAACTCGTTCTTTGTACTACGATCTTCTTTTGAATGGTTTTTATGTGATTTCTTGCCTAATGGAACAGTCTCCAATGGCTCCCGGAACATGTTGTTAATGGCATTCATGGCCTCCTTCATATTTATTGTAGGATCCACTAATCCATGATGGCATGCATCTTCTGCTTCAGACTTTCCAACCATGGCAGTGTCAACAAACTTGACTACAACTGTATCATCACCACAAAATCTCTTGCGCTCATCCTTCTTAgtctttatgtttttatcatCAGCCACACCTTTAGCTGCATAATTATCAATTCGGGGTCCCTTTTGCACACCCTCAACACAGTCTACTCCATTGCTTTTGCTTCCCTCAGTTTTGTTGTCAAGAGAAGGGAAGCTCTTTAAAGACAGAGGCCTCCTGGAAGCTTTTGCTTCCTGATGCTGCAGGAGATTCCTTCTAAATTAGCTAACTGAATACCACTAACAACAACAACGAGATGCCTAAAATAACACAGATGTGAGCACATGAAGAGAAAAAGCAAGTCATTACCTGGattctcttattattttttcgCTCCATCCGTTGAAGAAATTGTTCATATGATTTCTGCAATTTATCTAGAGGCTCTGCAAGGCTGTTCAGAAAAAAGACAAGGTAAAAAATGACTTTGGAAATTTCTGGGATAGAGAAGCATCTCATACAAATTGGAGTACCAGGTTTTGCTAAGCTAAATTGAATGAGAAAGTAAAATTCATCGAAAATGATGCATGCATCAAGTTTCAAGCATAATCTAACAGCAACTTCATCTGAATTTTCTGTCCCAATTTCACAGAAGCATCAAACACTGCAAAAAACTGAATGGGACACCTGATCCAGTCAAAGGTGAGAGTGTTTAAGCTAAATGGTTAAACATAGTTAGCGTTGTATCTTAGTCATATCATATCTATGAAGGAAAGATTAGAATAAAAGAGGGATGCCTGTCATGACACTGTGCAACTATCGACAACCATGTTAACTTTGTTCGTACAAAGTTCATTGCTAAGTTCCATCATCACTCATGTACTCAACACAACAATCAAAACAAGATGCTGACGGTTACAGAATACGACTTACTTCTTCACTCCCAGATGGTACATTTTCTCTGCCTCATCGCTCTTCTTGCTCTTCTCGTAGTAAAGAGCATACGCTTGGTAGAATTCACAACGTTTTGTCCCAATGTGATTAGTCTCCATCGTTCTCAAAAGTGTTTTTGGATCATCCACAAAATCCATCTACCAATCAGAGGGGAAAAAATCACTAACCATCTCATTACCCCATTGTAAAATTCGCTAAATCCAATAATccaataataatgatataaaaaaaaatctttaggcTTCATTTCCCGAACCCATTCCCGCAAATCACTAAAAGA
Encoded proteins:
- the LOC114396436 gene encoding probable inactive receptor-like protein kinase At3g56050; the encoded protein is MSKNWKSSCFRDPGGVLFLLALCLLFQNFSLCCSLNEEGKALLKFKHGIVNDPFDALSNWVNDEVAVNPCNWFGVECSDGRVVVLNLKDLCLEGNLVPELANLVHIKSIILRNNSFYGIIPEGIAHLNELEVLDLGYNNFSGPLPRDLGNNISLTILLLDNNDHLCGFSPEINELKKLSEYQVDENQLIRAEKVPACRRSIKQQSRHVGQNKNGVQRLLQTRTHEGGSPFNRVFPVSPAPFPSAPPPAPATPPVVQKPAPVDRNNSASPSPLPGPRSAPLYKSSSSKNHVVVILAGAMGGAVFLLISIIGLYLCKTNKVATVKPWATGLSGQLQNAFVTGVPKLKRSELEAACEDFSNVIGTSSIGTVYKGTLSSGVEIAVASVAATSSKDWSKTLEAQFRNKIDTLSKVNHKNFVNLLGHCEEDEPFTRMVVFEYAPNGTLFEHLHIKESEHLDWGTRLRIAMGMAYCLQHMHQLEPPLVLSNLNSSAVQLTDDYAAKISDLSFLNEIASAVIKSPARKNTDMTPASNIYSFGVILFEMVTGRLPYSVDNDGSLDDWASHYLQGDQPLKEMVDPTLASFQEEQLEQVDALIKSCVHPDQKQRPTMKEVCVRLREITKITPDAAVPKLSPLWWAELEIASVNAS
- the LOC114395418 gene encoding non-classical arabinogalactan protein 30-like, encoding MAGMHFSILSLLLLLVAFSYTEASADVPKTTDKKIEVVVEATVYCQSCDHFGTWSLIGAKPIPSAKVSVTCKSHNGHVSYYKVFETDKNGYLYAPLEGFKMQHYILDHPLHSCYVKPVWSPLESCSLLSNVNYGLNGAPLRYENKKLHGSKYEAVIYAAGPLAFRPSECSQTHL
- the LOC114395417 gene encoding probable inactive serine/threonine-protein kinase bub1; this encodes MANVDELLSSLISDVHAYTGKDPLLPWLRAIRKVKDTLPPKTLKEKLPAFLQKCAHTFELDRRYRNDMRYLRVWLHLMDFVDDPKTLLRTMETNHIGTKRCEFYQAYALYYEKSKKSDEAEKMYHLGVKNLAEPLDKLQKSYEQFLQRMERKNNKRIQHQEAKASRRPLSLKSFPSLDNKTEGSKSNGVDCVEGVQKGPRIDNYAAKGVADDKNIKTKKDERKRFCGDDTVVVKFVDTAMVGKSEAEDACHHGLVDPTINMKEAMNAINNMFREPLETVPLGKKSHKNHSKEDRSTKNEFEVLVDENLDNGIKPSGSLSLRNRTEASQPHQEPLQIYIDDEETSETSDVNLFEGGCTSSASQPNGFVFLRSKDIPSKKSSDMDADSDRNSKFREDTVVCRFVGSAILDEPEVENVCHHGLVDPTINLKEAMDDINNMFGKPIDFVRRRTTTKQEKAHQSIRGNDIGGFSILADDELQEQEVPPPPPPKLLGKSKESDLFEPTILTKEAIDDINKMFNMPLDF